A region of Lycium barbarum isolate Lr01 chromosome 3, ASM1917538v2, whole genome shotgun sequence DNA encodes the following proteins:
- the LOC132631602 gene encoding phospholipid-transporting ATPase 1-like isoform X1, with protein MTNSQPEPCPYDQHHSSSPLSTKELNSSELQSNQPYSSECPPKDRKRLVSWGGTEDHWHDKAAFEISCDLSRVASSGAASTRGPSLSRASSRVRDKQNKSQRLLQKSMQLEDSLLHGSTPRLIHVNDPKKTNDKFDFCGNEIRTSKYTLINFLPKNLFIQFHRVAYLYFLAIAALNQLPPLAVFGRTVSLFPLLFVLSVTAVKDGYEDWRRHRSDRNENNREALVLQSGKFQLKRWKNIWVGEVVKILANETMPCDMVLLGTSDPSGIAYIQTMNLDGESNLKTRYARQETTSLVCEGETISGVIRCEQPNRNIYEFMAHMELNGHRFPLSQSNIILRGCQLKNTEWAVGVAVYAGQETKAMLNSTASPSKRSRLETYMNRETLWLSIFLFVMCLAVAIGMGLWLKRHEEQLDTLSYYRRLYFDEGKNHGKQYKYYGIPMESFFSFLSSIIVFQIMIPISLYITMELVRLGQSYFMIGDRHMYDSSSNSRFQCRSLNINEDLGQIRYVFSDKTGTLTENKMEFRRASVWGKSYGRSLSAAGASVNTDIGEEPLTEPSSRRKLRLKSEVPTDVELMAFLHTEVDGEERIAAHEFFLTLAACNTVIPICTNSSSCDVQNNVDDSSVSIEYQGESPDEQALVAAASSYGYTLCEQTSGHIVIDVKGEKLRYILCTAFSTTSALTDWSSMFYSVIYTSVPTVIVGILDKDLSHETLLRYPKLYAAGHRHESYNMKLFWLTMIDTVWQSLVLFFVPVLTYYQNEIDIWSMGSLWTIAIVILVNTHLAMDIQRWAIYTHMAVWGSIIITYVCLVVVDSIPVFPNYGHPDS; from the exons ATGACTAATTCTCAACCAGAACCTTGCCCCTACGATCAGCATCATTCTTCTTCTCCTTTGAGTACAAAGGAGCTTAATTCATCTGAGCTTCAGTCTAACCAGCCATATTCATCAGAATGCCCCCCAAAGGATAGGAAACGCCTTGTATCGTGGGGTGGAACAGAGGACCATTGGCATGACAAAGCAGCTTTTGAAATATCATGTGATTTGTCTAGGGTGGCTTCATCTGGAGCAGCGTCCACCCGTGGTCCGTCTTTGTCTAGGGCTTCTTCTCGTGTCCGGGATAAGCAGAACAAATCACAGAGGCTTCTTCAGAAAAGCATGCAGCTGGAGGATAGCTTATTACATGGAAGTACCCCTAGGTTGATCCATGTTAATGATCCAAAGAAGACTAATGATAAGTTTGATTTCTGTGGAAATGAGATCAGAACTAGCAAGTATACACTAATAAATTTCTTGCCTAAGAACCTATTCATTCAGTTTCATCGGGTTGCTTATTTATACTTTTTAGCTATTGCTGCCCTGAATCAGCTTCCACCTCTTGCTGTATTTGGGAGAACTGTATCTCTATTTCCTCTTCTGTTTGTGCTTTCCGTGACAGCTGTAAAAGATGGTTATGAGGATTGGCGGAGACACAGATCAGATCGGAACGAGAATAACCGGGAGGCTCTAGTACTTCAATCTGGGAAGTTTCAGTTAAAAAGATGGAAGAATATTTGGGTTGGTGAGGTTGTGAAGATCCTTGCTAATGAGACAATGCCTTGTGACATGGTGTTGTTAGGAACCAGTGATCCTAGTGGAATTGCTTATATTCAGACAATGAATCTTGATGGTGAATCAAACTTGAAGACAAGGTATGCTAGGCAAGAAACAACTTCATTAGTGTGTGAAGGGGAGACGATTTCGGGAGTTATTAGATGCGAACAGCCTAACAGGAATATTTATGAATTCATGGCCCACATGGAGTTGAATGGGCATAGGTTTCCGCTCAGCCAATCAAATATCATATTGCGTGGTTGTCAGCTGAAGAACACAGAGTGGGCAGTTGGAGTAGCGGTTTATGCTGGGCAAGAGACTAAAGCTATGTTGAACAGCACTGCATCTCCATCTAAAAGAAGCAGGCTGGAAACATACATGAACCGGGAAACCCTTTGGCTGTCTATTTTCCTTTTCGTGATGTGCTTGGCTGTAGCAATTGGGATGGGTCTATGGTTGAAGCGCCATGAGGAGCAGCTTGATACCTTGTCTTATTATCGGAGACTTTACTTTGATGAAGGAAAAAATCATGGCAAACAGTATAAATATTATGGGATTCCTATGGAATCCTTTTTCTCCTTTCTGAGTTCGATCATAGTTTTCCAGATAATGATACCTATATCTCTTTATATCACCATGGAGTTAGTTCGCTTGGGACAGTCGTATTTCATGATTGGAGACAGGCATATGTATGACAGTAGCAGTAATTCAAGATTTCAGTGCAGATCCCTAAATATCAATGAGGATTTGGGTCAGATTCGCTATGTTTTTTCTGATAAAACAGGAACACTTACTGAAAATAAGATGGAATTCAGAAGAGCTAGTGTGTGGGGGAAAAGTTATGGGAGATCCCTTTCGGCTGCTGGTGCATCAGTGAACACAGATATTGGAG AAGAACCACTAACAGAGCCTTCAAGTCGAAGAAAGTTGAGGCTCAAATCAGAAGTTCCAACTGATGTTGAACTAATGGCATTTTTACATACAGAGGTAGATGGAGAAGAGAGGATTGCTGCCCACGAGTTTTTCCTGACTTTGGCAGCATGTAATACCGTGATTCCTATTTGTACCAATAGTTCTTCATGTGATGTACAGAATAATGTGGATGACTCTAGTGTCAGCATCGAGTATCAAGGTGAATCTCCTGATGAACAAGCACTAGTAGCTGCTGCATCTTCTTATGGCTACACATTGTGTGAGCAGACATCTGGTCATATTGTGATTGATGTGAAGGGTGAGAAACTAAG GTACATATTGTGCACAGCTTTTTCTACAACTTCTGCATTGACAGATTGGAGTAGTATGTTTTATTCTGTCATCTATACTTCTGTACCTACAGTAATTGTTGGTATTCTGGACAAGGATTTAAGTCATGAGACACTACTGAGGTATCCAAAACTCTATGCTGCTGGCCACAGACATGAGAGTTACAATATGAAACTCTTCTGGCTCACGATGATTGATACAGTATGGCAAAGTCTTGTTCTTTTCTTTGTACCAGTACTAACTTATTATCAGAACGAAATTGACATATGGAGTATGGGTAGCTTGTGGACAATTGCAATAGTGATCCTTGTCAACACGCACTTGGCAATGGACATACAGCGCTGGGCAATATATACTCATATGGCAGTGTGGGGGTCAATTATTATCACGTATGTCTGTTTGGTGGTGGTGGACTCTATACCTGTCTTCCCTAATTATGG ACATCCAGATAGCTAG
- the LOC132631602 gene encoding phospholipid-transporting ATPase 1-like isoform X2: protein MTNSQPEPCPYDQHHSSSPLSTKELNSSELQSNQPYSSECPPKDRKRLVSWGGTEDHWHDKAAFEISCDLSRVASSGAASTRGPSLSRASSRVRDKQNKSQRLLQKSMQLEDSLLHGSTPRLIHVNDPKKTNDKFDFCGNEIRTSKYTLINFLPKNLFIQFHRVAYLYFLAIAALNQLPPLAVFGRTVSLFPLLFVLSVTAVKDGYEDWRRHRSDRNENNREALVLQSGKFQLKRWKNIWVGEVVKILANETMPCDMVLLGTSDPSGIAYIQTMNLDGESNLKTRYARQETTSLVCEGETISGVIRCEQPNRNIYEFMAHMELNGHRFPLSQSNIILRGCQLKNTEWAVGVAVYAGQETKAMLNSTASPSKRSRLETYMNRETLWLSIFLFVMCLAVAIGMGLWLKRHEEQLDTLSYYRRLYFDEGKNHGKQYKYYGIPMESFFSFLSSIIVFQIMIPISLYITMELVRLGQSYFMIGDRHMYDSSSNSRFQCRSLNINEDLGQIRYVFSDKTGTLTENKMEFRRASVWGKSYGRSLSAAGASVNTDIGEEPLTEPSSRRKLRLKSEVPTDVELMAFLHTEVDGEERIAAHEFFLTLAACNTVIPICTNSSSCDVQNNVDDSSVSIEYQGESPDEQALVAAASSYGYTLCEQTSGHIVIDVKGEKLRYILCTAFSTTSALTDWSSMFYSVIYTSVPTVIVGILDKDLSHETLLRYPKLYAAGHRHESYNMKLFWLTMIDTVWQSLVLFFVPVLTYYQNEIDIWSMGSLWTIAIVILVNTHLAMDIQRWAIYTHMAVWGSIIITYVCLVVVDSIPVFPNYGW from the exons ATGACTAATTCTCAACCAGAACCTTGCCCCTACGATCAGCATCATTCTTCTTCTCCTTTGAGTACAAAGGAGCTTAATTCATCTGAGCTTCAGTCTAACCAGCCATATTCATCAGAATGCCCCCCAAAGGATAGGAAACGCCTTGTATCGTGGGGTGGAACAGAGGACCATTGGCATGACAAAGCAGCTTTTGAAATATCATGTGATTTGTCTAGGGTGGCTTCATCTGGAGCAGCGTCCACCCGTGGTCCGTCTTTGTCTAGGGCTTCTTCTCGTGTCCGGGATAAGCAGAACAAATCACAGAGGCTTCTTCAGAAAAGCATGCAGCTGGAGGATAGCTTATTACATGGAAGTACCCCTAGGTTGATCCATGTTAATGATCCAAAGAAGACTAATGATAAGTTTGATTTCTGTGGAAATGAGATCAGAACTAGCAAGTATACACTAATAAATTTCTTGCCTAAGAACCTATTCATTCAGTTTCATCGGGTTGCTTATTTATACTTTTTAGCTATTGCTGCCCTGAATCAGCTTCCACCTCTTGCTGTATTTGGGAGAACTGTATCTCTATTTCCTCTTCTGTTTGTGCTTTCCGTGACAGCTGTAAAAGATGGTTATGAGGATTGGCGGAGACACAGATCAGATCGGAACGAGAATAACCGGGAGGCTCTAGTACTTCAATCTGGGAAGTTTCAGTTAAAAAGATGGAAGAATATTTGGGTTGGTGAGGTTGTGAAGATCCTTGCTAATGAGACAATGCCTTGTGACATGGTGTTGTTAGGAACCAGTGATCCTAGTGGAATTGCTTATATTCAGACAATGAATCTTGATGGTGAATCAAACTTGAAGACAAGGTATGCTAGGCAAGAAACAACTTCATTAGTGTGTGAAGGGGAGACGATTTCGGGAGTTATTAGATGCGAACAGCCTAACAGGAATATTTATGAATTCATGGCCCACATGGAGTTGAATGGGCATAGGTTTCCGCTCAGCCAATCAAATATCATATTGCGTGGTTGTCAGCTGAAGAACACAGAGTGGGCAGTTGGAGTAGCGGTTTATGCTGGGCAAGAGACTAAAGCTATGTTGAACAGCACTGCATCTCCATCTAAAAGAAGCAGGCTGGAAACATACATGAACCGGGAAACCCTTTGGCTGTCTATTTTCCTTTTCGTGATGTGCTTGGCTGTAGCAATTGGGATGGGTCTATGGTTGAAGCGCCATGAGGAGCAGCTTGATACCTTGTCTTATTATCGGAGACTTTACTTTGATGAAGGAAAAAATCATGGCAAACAGTATAAATATTATGGGATTCCTATGGAATCCTTTTTCTCCTTTCTGAGTTCGATCATAGTTTTCCAGATAATGATACCTATATCTCTTTATATCACCATGGAGTTAGTTCGCTTGGGACAGTCGTATTTCATGATTGGAGACAGGCATATGTATGACAGTAGCAGTAATTCAAGATTTCAGTGCAGATCCCTAAATATCAATGAGGATTTGGGTCAGATTCGCTATGTTTTTTCTGATAAAACAGGAACACTTACTGAAAATAAGATGGAATTCAGAAGAGCTAGTGTGTGGGGGAAAAGTTATGGGAGATCCCTTTCGGCTGCTGGTGCATCAGTGAACACAGATATTGGAG AAGAACCACTAACAGAGCCTTCAAGTCGAAGAAAGTTGAGGCTCAAATCAGAAGTTCCAACTGATGTTGAACTAATGGCATTTTTACATACAGAGGTAGATGGAGAAGAGAGGATTGCTGCCCACGAGTTTTTCCTGACTTTGGCAGCATGTAATACCGTGATTCCTATTTGTACCAATAGTTCTTCATGTGATGTACAGAATAATGTGGATGACTCTAGTGTCAGCATCGAGTATCAAGGTGAATCTCCTGATGAACAAGCACTAGTAGCTGCTGCATCTTCTTATGGCTACACATTGTGTGAGCAGACATCTGGTCATATTGTGATTGATGTGAAGGGTGAGAAACTAAG GTACATATTGTGCACAGCTTTTTCTACAACTTCTGCATTGACAGATTGGAGTAGTATGTTTTATTCTGTCATCTATACTTCTGTACCTACAGTAATTGTTGGTATTCTGGACAAGGATTTAAGTCATGAGACACTACTGAGGTATCCAAAACTCTATGCTGCTGGCCACAGACATGAGAGTTACAATATGAAACTCTTCTGGCTCACGATGATTGATACAGTATGGCAAAGTCTTGTTCTTTTCTTTGTACCAGTACTAACTTATTATCAGAACGAAATTGACATATGGAGTATGGGTAGCTTGTGGACAATTGCAATAGTGATCCTTGTCAACACGCACTTGGCAATGGACATACAGCGCTGGGCAATATATACTCATATGGCAGTGTGGGGGTCAATTATTATCACGTATGTCTGTTTGGTGGTGGTGGACTCTATACCTGTCTTCCCTAATTATGG CTGGTGA
- the LOC132631602 gene encoding phospholipid-transporting ATPase 1-like isoform X3, translating into MTNSQPEPCPYDQHHSSSPLSTKELNSSELQSNQPYSSECPPKDRKRLVSWGGTEDHWHDKAAFEISCDLSRVASSGAASTRGPSLSRASSRVRDKQNKSQRLLQKSMQLEDSLLHGSTPRLIHVNDPKKTNDKFDFCGNEIRTSKYTLINFLPKNLFIQFHRVAYLYFLAIAALNQLPPLAVFGRTVSLFPLLFVLSVTAVKDGYEDWRRHRSDRNENNREALVLQSGKFQLKRWKNIWVGEVVKILANETMPCDMVLLGTSDPSGIAYIQTMNLDGESNLKTRYARQETTSLVCEGETISGVIRCEQPNRNIYEFMAHMELNGHRFPLSQSNIILRGCQLKNTEWAVGVAVYAGQETKAMLNSTASPSKRSRLETYMNRETLWLSIFLFVMCLAVAIGMGLWLKRHEEQLDTLSYYRRLYFDEGKNHGKQYKYYGIPMESFFSFLSSIIVFQIMIPISLYITMELVRLGQSYFMIGDRHMYDSSSNSRFQCRSLNINEDLGQIRYVFSDKTGTLTENKMEFRRASVWGKSYGRSLSAAGASVNTDIGEEPLTEPSSRRKLRLKSEVPTDVELMAFLHTEVDGEERIAAHEFFLTLAACNTVIPICTNSSSCDVQNNVDDSSVSIEYQGESPDEQALVAAASSYGYTLCEQTSGHIVIDVKGTYCAQLFLQLLH; encoded by the exons ATGACTAATTCTCAACCAGAACCTTGCCCCTACGATCAGCATCATTCTTCTTCTCCTTTGAGTACAAAGGAGCTTAATTCATCTGAGCTTCAGTCTAACCAGCCATATTCATCAGAATGCCCCCCAAAGGATAGGAAACGCCTTGTATCGTGGGGTGGAACAGAGGACCATTGGCATGACAAAGCAGCTTTTGAAATATCATGTGATTTGTCTAGGGTGGCTTCATCTGGAGCAGCGTCCACCCGTGGTCCGTCTTTGTCTAGGGCTTCTTCTCGTGTCCGGGATAAGCAGAACAAATCACAGAGGCTTCTTCAGAAAAGCATGCAGCTGGAGGATAGCTTATTACATGGAAGTACCCCTAGGTTGATCCATGTTAATGATCCAAAGAAGACTAATGATAAGTTTGATTTCTGTGGAAATGAGATCAGAACTAGCAAGTATACACTAATAAATTTCTTGCCTAAGAACCTATTCATTCAGTTTCATCGGGTTGCTTATTTATACTTTTTAGCTATTGCTGCCCTGAATCAGCTTCCACCTCTTGCTGTATTTGGGAGAACTGTATCTCTATTTCCTCTTCTGTTTGTGCTTTCCGTGACAGCTGTAAAAGATGGTTATGAGGATTGGCGGAGACACAGATCAGATCGGAACGAGAATAACCGGGAGGCTCTAGTACTTCAATCTGGGAAGTTTCAGTTAAAAAGATGGAAGAATATTTGGGTTGGTGAGGTTGTGAAGATCCTTGCTAATGAGACAATGCCTTGTGACATGGTGTTGTTAGGAACCAGTGATCCTAGTGGAATTGCTTATATTCAGACAATGAATCTTGATGGTGAATCAAACTTGAAGACAAGGTATGCTAGGCAAGAAACAACTTCATTAGTGTGTGAAGGGGAGACGATTTCGGGAGTTATTAGATGCGAACAGCCTAACAGGAATATTTATGAATTCATGGCCCACATGGAGTTGAATGGGCATAGGTTTCCGCTCAGCCAATCAAATATCATATTGCGTGGTTGTCAGCTGAAGAACACAGAGTGGGCAGTTGGAGTAGCGGTTTATGCTGGGCAAGAGACTAAAGCTATGTTGAACAGCACTGCATCTCCATCTAAAAGAAGCAGGCTGGAAACATACATGAACCGGGAAACCCTTTGGCTGTCTATTTTCCTTTTCGTGATGTGCTTGGCTGTAGCAATTGGGATGGGTCTATGGTTGAAGCGCCATGAGGAGCAGCTTGATACCTTGTCTTATTATCGGAGACTTTACTTTGATGAAGGAAAAAATCATGGCAAACAGTATAAATATTATGGGATTCCTATGGAATCCTTTTTCTCCTTTCTGAGTTCGATCATAGTTTTCCAGATAATGATACCTATATCTCTTTATATCACCATGGAGTTAGTTCGCTTGGGACAGTCGTATTTCATGATTGGAGACAGGCATATGTATGACAGTAGCAGTAATTCAAGATTTCAGTGCAGATCCCTAAATATCAATGAGGATTTGGGTCAGATTCGCTATGTTTTTTCTGATAAAACAGGAACACTTACTGAAAATAAGATGGAATTCAGAAGAGCTAGTGTGTGGGGGAAAAGTTATGGGAGATCCCTTTCGGCTGCTGGTGCATCAGTGAACACAGATATTGGAG AAGAACCACTAACAGAGCCTTCAAGTCGAAGAAAGTTGAGGCTCAAATCAGAAGTTCCAACTGATGTTGAACTAATGGCATTTTTACATACAGAGGTAGATGGAGAAGAGAGGATTGCTGCCCACGAGTTTTTCCTGACTTTGGCAGCATGTAATACCGTGATTCCTATTTGTACCAATAGTTCTTCATGTGATGTACAGAATAATGTGGATGACTCTAGTGTCAGCATCGAGTATCAAGGTGAATCTCCTGATGAACAAGCACTAGTAGCTGCTGCATCTTCTTATGGCTACACATTGTGTGAGCAGACATCTGGTCATATTGTGATTGATGTGAAGG GTACATATTGTGCACAGCTTTTTCTACAACTTCTGCATTGA